The stretch of DNA CACTGGTTAGACAGCAGCAATCCTGACTCAGACTAGACCCAAGCTGGATCAAAGAGCGCTGCTGATGGGCTTTGGACCTGCAGTGCCTGCCTTGCCCCAGTGGTGCCCACTACCATGGGAGGGGTGGGAAGTCCAGGTAACCAGCAGGTCTAGAACCCTGACAGCACCCTTCTGAGGATTTAGCAAGTCTACAGAAGATGTGGTTAAAGTATTCTAAAACTACCAGAGTTATCAATCACCTAGAAGATACCCAGTGAAGAAGCACAGCCTCGGGCATCTGCCTTCACATGACACCCCTCCAAAGGGGACAAGTTCCTCAGCATTGCTACTGTTATCCAGAGAGGGGCAGAGCTATTCTGTTGCAATTACTTTCATCACCTTGGGAGTGAAATTTAGATGCATCTAAGGCTTGCTGCTTGTGCTGTTGCCTTCTGCTGGGGTCttagagctgggaaaaaatatcCATCTCCTTTTCATGCAAAATCCTCAATTCCAGCATGGGGTAGACATTATTCACTTTCAAACTTTCAATACAACTTTACTTGGAAGCAAAACCTTTCAACCAAAAAGCACATTATGGGAAAAGATGGAAGGACTGGGAGGCATTActgctaaaagagaaaaaaaacaaccaaatcTAGTACTAgtttccaggaggaaaaaaaaaaagatactatGTCTGGATATGCCTAAATAAAGGCAGAGATGGATTTGTCGCCCTAACTAAAGCCTGCCATTGAGCtaaaaagagagattttattatcatcttttcttttttttttaagcagggGAAGTGTCCTGTAAATTTAATACAGCTgaagttttatatttaattgtTCTCTCTagctttccaaaataatttgctttgtgTATGTTAGGACAAAAGATTTCTGTGTATGGCTGAACAGAGGTTAATCATGCATAGCAGGCAGCTGCACAAGGGCTGAGGAACAGACCTCTCGGTGGGGGAAAGAACTTGATGCAGCCTGAATATATCAGTACCTGTGTCTTTTGTGCTTCGTTTCCTTTACGCACTTGAGAGCTGAACTCTCATAGACGACCAGGCCGTCTCTCTCTGTAAGCCCTGGACATGACACCATTAACACAGGCTGTGTGTTGGcctggcaggggagggaaaagaggggaCCTGGCTGTAGCTGAAATGGTTTTTGGCTGAGGGCAATGCCCCCTCGATCACCTCCCTGCCTGAGGAAAGATCTGCCAGCCCAGGGAAACCCACTGGCACCCAGGTCATGGGTGTGGCTGCCTTCCTGACCCCAAGAGGCAGACTAGAAGGCTGGGGGAGGGCCAGTGGCTTTTTTAGGTGGACACCATTGCTGAAAGAGTGCTGTCAGTCAACACCACGTGTTTTATTTGGCCTTGCCAAGCCCCCCACCAGCACCCTGTGAGCAGCCCACTCCCGCAACACCCGGGGAAGCCCCCTGGCACCGGCACGGCCCCTCATCCTCTCCCACCAGCCACTGCCGGTTATCGCTCATCTTTTGAAAAGGATATTGCACTTCCCGAGTAGGGCGAGATTTCAGACATGTCTTGCAGGTCGCCACACTCAGACTTAATGAGGGACAAGGAGAGGCCCTCAGCGGCGCTGGGGGGATGGGCCGGTGAGCAGGGGTGGTGGTTCATATGGTGCGATGACATCTTGGTCCTCAGGCTGGTGGTCTCCCGCGTCAGGTCGAGGGATTCGGGGGAGGCGCGCTCTTTCCCTGGGAAGGAGGCGGATGGGGCACCCAGGGGGCTCTGGAAGGGGTAGGCCATGAGGGGCAGCGGGAATGGGTGGCggaaggaggaggtggagaagCCGGCAGTGGCCGAGAGCGGGGACTGGTGCAGGGAGGTGTGGTGGCCACCGGCCGGCGGGGCCGAGGCGGATTGGTCAGAGGAGTTTTTGCGGACGACAAGGGGCAGCGCCTCGGTTTGGTCGGTGGCACCAGGCATGGGGACGCTGCCGAAGGTGTCAAGGGGGTTGGGAATGATGACGTCCCCAAAGCACTGCAGGCGCTGGTTGGCTGTGTGAAAATTGTGGTTCTCCCCGTTGACGGCGAACCTTGCCTGCGGGAtctggagaggagggaagacCTGAGGAAGCTGGCGGGAGGGTTTGGATGAGAAAACTTTGACCACTGTGTCCACAACTTGGGACATGGCAGTGTTCAGCTCCTGCTTGAGGGTCTCAGCCAAGTGTTTGCCTTCGGGGTGGAAGGTGTTTGGCCCTTGCTCCTTCTCCTTAGGACCTTCTCTTTTTGGCTTGTTTTCCGCTACCTCCTGCTCCCGGATGAGGGCCCGTGCCCGGTCGATGAACTGCCCTGGGTCCAGCTCGCACATCTCATTGTCTGACCTGCCGACGGAGTCGCCGGCTCTCGCGTCCATGGTTTCGGAGCGCATGCTGTCTTCAGACAGGTTGCCATCTTCATCATTTTCAGAGTCGGTGCTGTCGTAGATCTGGTAGAACTTCTCCTGCAGCTGGCGCAGCTGCTTCTGCAtgtcctccagctgctgcttcagctgtcTGCGCTCCTCTCGCTTCTGCTCTTTCCTCGCTGAAACCAGCTGCTGgaaactctgctgctgctgttgtggcaGCTTTTGCTTGCgtttgttttctctgtaacTTTCTCGGGGACTGACGGACTGCGGAgctatttctctttcattctcaTTGCCCCTTAATGCCACGCTGGGGGAATGGCTCATACCTCGAATTATATTCTCAACCCGGGCGCGTTTAGCTCTCAGGTGCTCGTCGCATAACCGATCCACATCAAACTGGCTCATAGTTGGCCTGCCAAAAGGGGAAAGACACTCTTGGGGGCTGTCTCTTGAAGAGTTGCTGCATACATCCTCCTGATGTACTTCTGAGCCTGTACTAGAGAGACCGCTGGCTTGGAAACTGGGCTCCGTGCCACCATTTTTGTTCATGTTATTTTTCAACAGCTGGGAAATTATGGTTGCTCCTGGAAAAGGCATCATGGCATCTTCATACGAGTTCGCCCTCTTCAGCAGCTTGCGGAGTACATTTGACTTTTCCCCATCTGCATGCTGCACCACTGAATACTCAACATCTTGCTCTGAACCTTGGGGATTCATGGCACTAAAAAACGTTGCTCTTGCCTTTGCAAAAAATGCAGATGCTGTCCCTACCGTCCTTTTCACTCCAATGTCAACTCTTCTTCTCTTGGTTTGCCTGCTTAAGAGGGCTGTGCTGTCATGGTCAGGCATCACTGGACTGTTATTGTGCCATCTTCAAAAGCTTGTCAGCTGGGCTCAGCTCAAGAATCCTGGGACCCTGGCCAACAGAACAAAAGGACTGATGaatcattttctttaaatttctccAAATTTCCTGACCTCAATCctga from Corvus cornix cornix isolate S_Up_H32 chromosome 3, ASM73873v5, whole genome shotgun sequence encodes:
- the PROX1 gene encoding prospero homeobox protein 1 isoform X2, translating into MPDHDSTALLSRQTKRRRVDIGVKRTVGTASAFFAKARATFFSAMNPQGSEQDVEYSVVQHADGEKSNVLRKLLKRANSYEDAMMPFPGATIISQLLKNNMNKNGGTEPSFQASGLSSTGSEVHQEDVCSNSSRDSPQECLSPFGRPTMSQFDVDRLCDEHLRAKRARVENIIRGMSHSPSVALRGNENEREIAPQSVSPRESYRENKRKQKLPQQQQQSFQQLVSARKEQKREERRQLKQQLEDMQKQLRQLQEKFYQIYDSTDSENDEDGNLSEDSMRSETMDARAGDSVGRSDNEMCELDPGQFIDRARALIREQEVAENKPKREGPKEKEQGPNTFHPEGKHLAETLKQELNTAMSQVVDTVVKVFSSKPSRQLPQVFPPLQIPQARFAVNGENHNFHTANQRLQCFGDVIIPNPLDTFGSVPMPGATDQTEALPLVVRKNSSDQSASAPPAGGHHTSLHQSPLSATAGFSTSSFRHPFPLPLMAYPFQSPLGAPSASFPGKERASPESLDLTRETTSLRTKMSSHHMNHHPCSPAHPPSAAEGLSLSLIKSECGDLQDMSEISPYSGSAMQEGLSPNHLKKAKLMFFYTRYPSSNMLKTYFSDVKFNRCITSQLIKWFSNFREFYYIQMEKYARQAINDGVTSTEELSITRDCELYRALNMHYNKANDFEVPERFLEVAQITLREFFNAIIAGKDVDPSWKKAIYKVICKLDSEVPEIFKSPNCLQELLHE
- the PROX1 gene encoding prospero homeobox protein 1 isoform X1, coding for MPDHDSTALLSRQTKRRRVDIGVKRTVGTASAFFAKARATFFSAMNPQGSEQDVEYSVVQHADGEKSNVLRKLLKRANSYEDAMMPFPGATIISQLLKNNMNKNGGTEPSFQASGLSSTGSEVHQEDVCSNSSRDSPQECLSPFGRPTMSQFDVDRLCDEHLRAKRARVENIIRGMSHSPSVALRGNENEREIAPQSVSPRESYRENKRKQKLPQQQQQSFQQLVSARKEQKREERRQLKQQLEDMQKQLRQLQEKFYQIYDSTDSENDEDGNLSEDSMRSETMDARAGDSVGRSDNEMCELDPGQFIDRARALIREQEVAENKPKREGPKEKEQGPNTFHPEGKHLAETLKQELNTAMSQVVDTVVKVFSSKPSRQLPQVFPPLQIPQARFAVNGENHNFHTANQRLQCFGDVIIPNPLDTFGSVPMPGATDQTEALPLVVRKNSSDQSASAPPAGGHHTSLHQSPLSATAGFSTSSFRHPFPLPLMAYPFQSPLGAPSASFPGKERASPESLDLTRETTSLRTKMSSHHMNHHPCSPAHPPSAAEGLSLSLIKSECGDLQDMSEISPYSGSAMQEGLSPNHLKKAKLMFFYTRYPSSNMLKTYFSDVKFNRCITSQLIKWFSNFREFYYIQMEKYARQAINDGVTSTEELSITRDCELYRALNMHYNKANDFEQVPERFLEVAQITLREFFNAIIAGKDVDPSWKKAIYKVICKLDSEVPEIFKSPNCLQELLHE